Within the Sarcophilus harrisii chromosome 2, mSarHar1.11, whole genome shotgun sequence genome, the region ctatttttaaaaatacattttcctcaTATCTTTGTGAGGTAGGTAGTTCTAGTATTATTGTCTCCCTTTCATATATGATGAAATAGGAACTCAGAGAGGAAGTGGAGTTTGAAGAATTCTAGATattgaagagactttagagatcaaaGAATCATTGAATTATAGATCAaaagttgaaagagacctcaTAGAACATCTAATCcaatatactcattttacagataagaaaactgaaaactagaacagttaagtgatttctccaaggtcacaaaaGGAATAAGGAGATAGAATTTGATCACAGGTTGTCAGACtccaaaatggataaaatatgaACAATGAAAAACTATTAATGATATTGAGggaatcttagatttagaacCTGAAGGGATTATAGATGAGTACACATACAtatctaaggtagaatttgaactcacatcttcctaagAACACTCCATCCATTGCATAACCTATCTGTCTAATTGAAAAACTTTAAGAATCATTTCAAATCATTCAGGCCCCTAACTTTAGTATTGTAATCAgtgattttctttcttgtcttcccTAGATCCCCAAGCCCTTCCATCTTTACTCAAATGAGAACTAAGAtacataaaatttcaaagaaattcttttcatatttcactTATACATTAAATTTTGTTATAAACTATTCATTATGCTTATGCAAATAGAAAATAACCAAGAATTAAAATAAGAtcaatattttgtttattgtagctttgcaaaaacaaaagcaaaggaaCAGTGAATAACATCATATGGTCcaattccatcattttacagatgaagaaactgaaaacaaaagagGGAGTAACTGAGACTCAGAGGATATCAAAGTTCTTTGCAATCTTCAACCCTACTTAATTTATAGAGAAACTAAGATCCAGAGCAGAAAAGCACCCTACTACCAGAGGACATAAGACCAGAAAGAGATCTTATAAACCATTAGTATATCTGTTTTCTTTGGTGGATGAGGAAATTAGatgaaatgacttattcaatATCATAGATCTTCTTGGTACTTATCACAGCATTTGGCACATTGTAGACACTAAATGATTACTAACAGAGCTAGTAAAGAGCATAACTGGGACaagaactcagattctctgactccttgtttagtattcttttcattatatcatgATGTCTTTCCCTGGCTAATGCCCTTATGTGGATGACATTATCCCATTCCCTTTCTGgactcccacccccacctccttACATCCCCAAGATGCTAACATCACATGCTTTAtaacagagcttcttaaactttttctgctcatgatcccttttctttctttctttctttcttttttttaataattataactttttattgacagaacccatgcctgggtaattttttacaacattgcactcacttctattccaacttttccccttcttccctctaccccttctcccagatggcaagcaatcctatacatgttagatatgtcatgaccccttttcaccagagaaTTGTTTACATTACCctaagtatataggtatataaaatgggtaggcaaatcaaacacttactggtCTCCAAATTCAGTTAGAAGACCCCATATGAAGTTGCAAATTGTGGTTCCTTTCTCCTGATTTTCTCTTAAATGTAGGAGGGGAAAATCCCATAACAAGACATTCTGTACCTGTTTTTTAGATTTATCTGCCTCATCCTGGGGATTCCTTTCCCATAGTTATATTTGAAATACCCATGCCAGTTGCCCTAAAGTAGCTGGTAACTATGAAGCATACCTTGGCCCACACTATAAGTGCATTATCAGGACACCAAGAACatcagaagagaagaaaatatcttgatTTGCTAAACCTTTCACCTATATCCTCATAGCCACCATACTCAAGTTGAGATTTTAACCATATTTAATCATCTAAAGGATTGTTTCGCAGAAATGTAGTAGAGTTATTCTGTTTAGCTCCAACTAGGCAGAAACAAGACTAATGGCTCAGAATTACAAATGCCAGCTTTCAACTCAGtatttaaaaagatatagaaagtATAAAAAATTTCTAACAAAGGGTACAATGGAAAGGCTGGCCTGGTTAGACAGTGAGCTTCTCTTCACTGGAAATGTTCAATAAGACTGGAAGATtatgtaattgtttttttttttgtttgtttgtttgttttttttgtttgtttgtttttgtagtgAGAATTCCTATCTAAAAATGGGAGGtgagattagatgatttctaagggcCCTCCAAACTCTGAAATTTTATTGTTTAGGTTTTGAAACACTACAAATTTGATTTGGGGTTTCAAAAAAGATATTCTCAAAGGGAATATAATCACTTATTAATCATCATTATCACAGTCATCATGTTGAAATCAAGTCTAATATagctgaactttttaaaaaaatcaatcttccCTTAATCatacaataataaaatgaaaattctttgggGAATAAGACTGTGGCTACCTGTGATTTGTACTATGAGAGCCAAGTTGGACCTGTGGGGCAAGATAACTGTTTCAAGTGAATATTTAGCCTCATTAAATTCTAAGGGCAGTACTAGGCAGAGTAGTAACATATAACACAATCCCTAGAAGTACACAGTCTATCTTTGGAACAAATCTGATCTTCCAATTGAATCTCACTACACTTTAATTACTGTGTCTATGTCCCTTTTGCTGGTCACAGTCCACCAGGATCATTGGCTTCAGTTCAGGGGATTTagctaagaaaaatgaaagataatatgAGAGGGTACCCTAAATGAAGCAAACTTAAAGGAAGTATCCCagagagaagaatcaggagagtGTTTGTGGGGCAATAAATTTACCCGTTTATAGGTGATTCATATTATGAAACAGTGGAGAAGTAAACTAGATTATGGAGTGCCTGGAACATTcatatttattaacatttataaaataattaattggtTAAATTATATCAAAGGTTTTAGACTAGATAAAGTAGGAAGTACTATATAAAGCCTTGAATTATATTGTGATGGAAAAGATGGAGTGATACAATGTGGATGATACTTCAGTCTGATAGAATTAGgaataattgaatgaataaaagattAATCTTTAATGTTTCTTTGTTAACTAGGAAAGAATGTCTTCAGTAGCCTCAcagtatttttattaatgacttagataaaagtataaatgaaatgcTTACTGAAATTACAGGTGGCAAAAAGCTGGGAGAAATAGATAGTTAACACAGTATTGGAAAAATCTGTAttcaaaaaataagatttttacaGGCTAGACTATTGGACCAAATTGAGCAAGAAGAAATTTAATAGTGATAAATGCAAAGTTTTATCATGtgggttcaaaaaaatcaacttcataaaatggatataaaagaACAGAATGTTTTAGAGGCGGGGATAATTATACAAGACGAGAAGACCCTGTGGAGCTTAAGTCGTATAACTCAACAAATACCAACATTCAACCTATTGGAACAATATGTATAACCTCTGAGTTATAGTCTTTGGTTGGGGTGACCTCGGAGCATAGAAAAACCTCCGAATGAATATAACCGAGATTAACAAATCTAAGTGTAATATTATCAGTAATTGACCCATATTTTGATCAACGGAACAAGTTACCCCAGGGATAACAGCGCAATCCTATTTGAGAGCCCATATCGAAAATAGGGTTTACGACCTCGATGTTGGATCAGGACATCCAAATGGTGCAACCGCTATTAAAGGTTCGTTTATAAACTCAATGTGACTGCAACTTGTGATGTggcaaataagaaaatagatgtATTTTAGAACACATTAAGAAAGCTATTGCCTCCAAAAATGAATAGACAATAGTATTTCCATACTATACACTGTGTTGTACACCATATAGAGTATTTAACCTATGTGTGAACAATATATTTTTGGTAGGACATTGATAAAACTGAAAACTTTCAGGGCAGTGAAATTCCTTTAGTTCATGCACATAAGCATCAACTGATGAAACTGGAATGATAATCCAAGAATAGAGAAGACAATGAGGGATATGATAACTGCCTTCGAGTATTTGGAGGGCTGTTATATAGAAGAGAGGTTATATTTGTTCAACTTCtccccaaagaaagaataactAAGAACAATGAATAGGAGtagcaaagataaaaatatagacTTGATGAAAGATACAAATATAGACTTCCTAGCAAACTATCcactatccatctatctgttcTTTGAACATGTAGAACTGTGTGTTTAAGACTAAGTATATGTATGAAGACTAAGCTATAATAAATAACTCACCTAAAAGATAGAAGTAtgaacaatgcaataaaaatgtataaatgctccagaaaaaaatgagtatgCATATTTGTACTGTTTATTTCTCAAGTCTGTAATGTACTACCTTGTTATTTCTGCATCCTagaatttcttattctttcaagCCTCTGCTCAAGTGTTACTCCCTACATGAGTCTTCTCATGATCCACCCCCAGCTACAAATGTCCTCTCATCCAATtcccttgcatttattttatgtataatttctACCTACTTATATCCATATTATCTCTAAAATAGAATATAGATTCCTGAGGACaaagaccatttcattttttaaaattttgttttcatggaATCTAGAAAAGGATATGTCAAATAGTAGGGAATGAATAAACTGAATGAATATGGACATGTAAAGTTGTGGTTTACAGGTAGATAATCACTTCAAGGTAGATAATTACTTCAAGCAAcctcaaaaagaaggaaaaccttCCACTTGATATTAGCTATCAGGAATGTGTGGCTGCATATTTTCTTTATTGCCATCCCTGCAGGTGATGGAGAGGACCAATTGGACCAGTGCCTCCCACTTCATTCTCCTGGGGATTTCTACTCACCCTGAAGAGCAGATTCCtctctttgttctcttcctcTCCATGTACATCATTAATGTGTATGGAAACTTAGTCATTATCATGCTAACCATCTCCACAACTCACCTCCATACCCCCATGTATTTCTTTCTCAGCAACTTGTCCTTGGCTGATATTGGCTTCACCTCCACTATTATTCCAAATATGCTATTAAACATCTTCTCAGATATGAAAACTATCTCTTACACTGGCTGCCTGATGCAGGTATACTTCTTTATTAGTTTTGCAGCTATGGAAAATTTCCTTCTGGCAGTAATGGCATATGATAGATATGTTGCCATATGTCATCCTTTCCACTACCCTGTGATCCTGACAAGGAGACTATGTGCTCAGATGGTAGCCTCTTGTTATATTCTCTCCCATTTCCATGCCTTGCTCCATACCCTGCTCATGACCAGATTGTCCTTCTGTGCTAACAACCAGATCCATCACTTCTTCTGTGACCTCTATCCCCTGATGAAGATCTCTTGTTCCAACACCTACATCAATACCCTGGTAATTCAAACAGAAGGGGTAGTCATCATCAATGGTGCTCTAGCctttatcattatttcttatgccTGCATCATCTCAACTATTCTTCAGATTCCTTCAACCACTGGTAAGTGGAAAGCCTTCTCTACTTGTGGATCACACCTAACAGTAGTGGCTATATTCTATGGGACACTTACTTGGGTCTATTTTCGGCCCTTGGCCAGCTATTCAGTGGCAAAGGGGCGCATTGTGACAGTTATGTACACTGTGGTGACTCCCATGCTAAACCCCTTCATTTACAGCTTGAGAAATGGTGATTTGAAGTCTGCCTTCAGAAAATGGTGGAATAGAATATGGTACTCAGGTCTCAAATAAACTCCTAGGAGTTTATTTGTTATGATGAAAAGATTACTGTAATCCCAGGAGATTTGGGATTAAATTTAACTCTTCTCTTGACATTCCATGCacctttgaacaagtcacttctttctgggttcagtttcctcatctgtcaaatgaggtaGTTGGAATAGGTAAGCTCTCTAGCCCATTGAAATGAGTTTATGAGTTCATGACCTGGTTCTGTAAATCCTCCCAGGGAGGCTGGGAAAATAGTTTGAAGAGTCGTTATTGCTTAGGGTTTGGGGGAGAATATTTTGATGTGtgctttttttaaactatcaacAATGGGATGATCCTCAAATTCTCCAGTCAttacttttcccatttctatttctagtttctaaaattctaaatattctaaattccaaatcttagaattttaaaataaatctaattttctggtttctagttctaaaattccTATGACTTAATATTCTAAGAGACAGAAGGGAACATGGCCTGATATAAAAAGGACATTACTCTTTGATGAAGACAAAAAAATGCC harbors:
- the LOC100916252 gene encoding olfactory receptor 1Q1, whose protein sequence is MERTNWTSASHFILLGISTHPEEQIPLFVLFLSMYIINVYGNLVIIMLTISTTHLHTPMYFFLSNLSLADIGFTSTIIPNMLLNIFSDMKTISYTGCLMQVYFFISFAAMENFLLAVMAYDRYVAICHPFHYPVILTRRLCAQMVASCYILSHFHALLHTLLMTRLSFCANNQIHHFFCDLYPLMKISCSNTYINTLVIQTEGVVIINGALAFIIISYACIISTILQIPSTTGKWKAFSTCGSHLTVVAIFYGTLTWVYFRPLASYSVAKGRIVTVMYTVVTPMLNPFIYSLRNGDLKSAFRKWWNRIWYSGLK